A region from the Tahibacter amnicola genome encodes:
- a CDS encoding SirB1 family protein translates to MNDPWLGLQHAADRDISLLSAALLIAKDEYPDLQPAAYEERIASYAAQLSADFSSAGSETAQLSRLNGFLFGELGFAGDERNYFDPRNSYLNDVLDRRLGNPISLAVIQISVAQKLGLALEGVSFPGHFLVRLPVEEGIVVLDPFHRGRTLDLNELRRRARSELSAREVDDQRLAHLLEPASHRAIIARMLRNLKAGYEERGAWDKAVRCADRLVTLDPLSLAELRERGNLYVKLGHLRAAREDFRRYLALAPQADDAEAVLNQLIACSGPSPRIN, encoded by the coding sequence ATGAACGATCCTTGGCTAGGCCTGCAACACGCGGCAGACCGCGATATCTCGCTGCTCTCGGCAGCCCTTCTCATCGCCAAAGACGAATACCCCGATCTCCAACCCGCGGCCTACGAGGAGCGGATCGCTTCCTACGCTGCGCAGCTCTCCGCCGACTTTTCCAGCGCCGGGTCCGAAACGGCGCAGTTGTCCCGCCTCAATGGCTTTCTTTTCGGGGAACTGGGCTTCGCCGGCGACGAACGCAACTATTTCGATCCGCGCAACAGCTATCTGAATGACGTGCTGGACCGACGCCTGGGCAACCCCATTTCACTGGCCGTGATCCAGATCAGCGTCGCCCAGAAGCTGGGACTGGCGCTGGAGGGGGTTTCCTTCCCCGGGCATTTCCTGGTGCGGCTGCCGGTCGAGGAAGGCATCGTGGTGCTCGATCCGTTCCATCGTGGCCGCACGCTCGACCTCAATGAGCTGCGCCGTCGCGCCAGGAGCGAGCTGTCCGCCCGCGAGGTCGATGATCAGCGGCTCGCACACCTGCTCGAACCGGCCAGCCACCGGGCGATCATCGCGCGCATGCTGCGCAATCTGAAGGCGGGCTACGAGGAACGCGGCGCCTGGGACAAGGCTGTCCGCTGCGCCGACCGGCTCGTGACGCTCGACCCGCTGTCCCTGGCGGAATTGCGCGAGCGCGGCAACCTCTACGTGAAGCTCGGACACCTGCGCGCCGCGCGCGAGGATTTTCGGCGCTATCTGGCGCTCGCCCCCCAGGCGGATGATGCCGAGGCGGTCCTCAACCAGCTCATCGCCTGCTCCGGACCCTCTCCCCGGATCAACTGA
- the mpl gene encoding UDP-N-acetylmuramate:L-alanyl-gamma-D-glutamyl-meso-diaminopimelate ligase, giving the protein MHLHILGICGTFMGGVAALARELGHRVDGSDANVYPPMSTQLEALGIGLMTGYHAAHLEPAPDLVVVGNALSRGNPAIEHVLSRRLAYVSGPQWLGETLLRQRRVFAVAGTHGKTTTTAMLAWILESCGASPGFLVGGVPGNFGVSARLGRGEAFVIEADEYDTAFYDKRSKFVHYRPSVAILNNLEFDHADIFPDVAAIQRQFHHLVRTVPGNGRLIVNAEDRRLAEVLAQGCWTPVTRFGMDSGDWQARLHAADGSVFTVVVEGTERGTVRWDLIGRHNVMNALAALAAADQAGVDTSEAIAALAQFQSARRRLETVGEHGGVRVYDDFAHHPTAIATTLAGLRARVGDARILVGMEPRSNSMRLGAHADELAPSLADADAVVFLQRAELPWDAARVTGALSGRGRAVPTVDALLDALRDQARGGDHVVFMSNGGFEDAPRRFVRLLAGG; this is encoded by the coding sequence ATGCATCTGCATATTCTGGGAATCTGCGGCACCTTCATGGGCGGCGTGGCCGCGCTGGCGCGCGAACTGGGCCACCGGGTCGATGGATCGGACGCGAATGTGTATCCGCCCATGAGCACGCAGCTGGAGGCGCTGGGCATCGGGCTGATGACGGGCTACCACGCGGCGCACCTGGAACCGGCGCCGGACCTCGTCGTCGTGGGCAATGCCCTGTCCCGCGGCAATCCGGCGATCGAGCACGTGCTGTCGCGGCGCCTGGCCTATGTCTCCGGCCCGCAGTGGCTGGGCGAGACGCTGCTGCGGCAGCGCCGTGTCTTCGCCGTGGCGGGTACGCACGGCAAGACCACCACGACCGCCATGCTGGCCTGGATCCTGGAATCCTGCGGTGCCTCGCCGGGTTTCCTCGTGGGAGGCGTTCCCGGCAATTTCGGGGTGTCGGCGCGCCTGGGCCGGGGCGAGGCATTCGTGATCGAGGCCGATGAATACGACACGGCGTTCTACGACAAGCGCTCGAAATTCGTGCACTACCGCCCGTCTGTGGCCATTCTCAACAATCTGGAATTTGATCACGCGGACATTTTTCCCGATGTGGCCGCGATCCAGCGCCAGTTTCATCATCTGGTGCGCACGGTGCCCGGCAACGGACGCCTGATCGTCAACGCCGAGGACCGGCGTCTGGCAGAGGTTCTCGCCCAGGGGTGCTGGACGCCCGTTACCCGGTTCGGCATGGACAGTGGCGACTGGCAGGCGCGCCTGCATGCAGCCGACGGCTCCGTGTTCACCGTCGTTGTCGAGGGCACAGAGCGCGGAACGGTTCGCTGGGACTTGATCGGTCGCCACAACGTGATGAACGCCCTCGCTGCGCTGGCAGCCGCAGACCAGGCCGGCGTCGACACGAGCGAGGCGATTGCCGCCCTTGCGCAGTTCCAGAGCGCGCGGCGGCGTCTGGAAACCGTCGGCGAGCACGGCGGCGTGCGGGTGTATGACGACTTCGCCCACCATCCGACTGCCATTGCCACGACGCTGGCGGGCCTGCGCGCACGCGTGGGCGATGCCCGAATCCTGGTGGGCATGGAGCCGCGGTCCAATTCGATGCGCCTGGGTGCCCACGCGGACGAGCTTGCTCCGTCGTTGGCCGATGCGGACGCGGTCGTGTTTCTGCAGCGCGCGGAACTGCCCTGGGACGCCGCCAGGGTCACCGGTGCGCTGAGCGGCCGCGGCCGCGCCGTGCCGACGGTCGACGCGCTGCTCGACGCCCTGCGCGACCAGGCGCGGGGCGGTGACCACGTCGTGTTCATGTCCAATGGCGGGTTCGAGGACGCGCCGCGCCGGTTCGTGCGGCTGCTCGCCGGCGGCTGA
- a CDS encoding rubredoxin, whose product MAAATIRVPYSSRSSPMSEAIAPAATDAPYRTFMCVVCGYIYNEAEGWPADGIAAGTRWEDVPETWTCPDCGVTKSDFEMVQV is encoded by the coding sequence ATGGCCGCTGCGACAATCCGCGTCCCCTATTCCAGCCGATCCAGCCCCATGTCCGAAGCTATCGCCCCGGCCGCCACCGACGCTCCCTATCGCACCTTCATGTGCGTGGTCTGCGGATACATCTACAACGAAGCGGAGGGCTGGCCTGCCGATGGCATCGCCGCCGGTACGCGATGGGAGGATGTTCCGGAAACCTGGACCTGCCCGGATTGCGGCGTGACCAAGTCCGATTTCGAGATGGTGCAGGTCTGA
- the thiE gene encoding thiamine phosphate synthase, giving the protein MRHPLLARPGLYVITDGPRADLVAAVTAALAGGARLVQYRDKTQDAARRAEEARALAALCARHDAGFIVNDDVELAAQVAAGVHLGEDDADIAAARTRLGDSAVIGVSCYDDFDRARSLAARGADYVAFGAFYPSSTKPAARRATPELLRRAAALDVPRVAIGGITPENAGPLIEAGADFVAVISAVFGTGDITRAASRFASLFPSP; this is encoded by the coding sequence ATGCGCCACCCCCTGCTCGCCCGCCCCGGCCTTTACGTGATCACGGATGGGCCACGCGCCGACCTGGTGGCCGCCGTCACCGCCGCGCTGGCGGGCGGTGCCCGGCTCGTGCAGTACCGCGACAAAACGCAGGATGCCGCGCGGCGCGCTGAAGAGGCGCGCGCCCTCGCGGCACTGTGTGCGCGCCACGACGCGGGCTTCATCGTCAACGACGACGTCGAGCTGGCGGCGCAGGTGGCGGCGGGTGTCCATCTGGGTGAAGACGACGCGGACATCGCCGCCGCACGCACCCGACTGGGCGACTCCGCCGTGATCGGCGTGTCGTGCTACGACGACTTCGATCGCGCCCGGTCCCTGGCCGCGCGGGGCGCCGACTACGTGGCATTCGGGGCGTTCTACCCCTCCTCCACGAAGCCGGCAGCCCGGCGCGCCACCCCGGAACTGCTGCGGCGCGCGGCCGCGCTTGACGTCCCACGGGTGGCGATCGGCGGCATAACCCCGGAAAATGCCGGCCCTCTCATCGAAGCCGGCGCGGATTTTGTCGCAGTGATCAGCGCCGTGTTCGGAACCGGCGACATCACCCGCGCGGCGAGCCGGTTTGCCTCGCTCTTCCCATCCCCATGA
- the hemL gene encoding glutamate-1-semialdehyde 2,1-aminomutase, producing the protein MTTNHELFERARLKLPGGVNSPVRAFKSVGGEPFFTARADGPYLWDVEGKRYIDYVGSWGPMIVGHNHPHVRAAVARAIDDGLSFGTPCPAEVTMAETVTRLVPSLEMVRMVNSGTEATMAAIRLARGFTGRNKIVKFEGCYHGHGDAFLVKAGSGALTFGVPTSPGVPAGLADLTLTLPYNDLAAAERLFEEAGSDIAGLIIEPVAGNMNCILPREGYLKALRDLCTRHGALLIFDEVMTGFRVALGGAQQHYGITPDLSTFGKIIGGGMPVGAYGGRRDVMSQIAPSGPIYQAGTLSGNPVAMAAGLAMLELIQAPGFYADIARRTNTLSDGFATIAAECGVPMTTNAICGMFGLFFTSEKVETFAQATACDTALFNRFFHGMLERGVYLAPSAFEAGFLSSAHDDAVIAQTLDTARDALRAALKG; encoded by the coding sequence ATGACCACCAATCACGAACTCTTCGAACGCGCCCGCCTGAAACTGCCGGGCGGCGTGAACTCGCCCGTACGGGCGTTCAAGTCCGTCGGCGGCGAGCCGTTCTTCACCGCACGCGCCGACGGTCCTTATCTCTGGGATGTCGAGGGCAAGCGCTACATTGACTACGTCGGCTCCTGGGGGCCGATGATCGTCGGCCACAACCACCCGCACGTTCGCGCGGCGGTGGCGCGCGCCATCGACGACGGACTTTCTTTCGGCACACCCTGCCCGGCAGAAGTCACCATGGCGGAAACGGTGACGCGCCTGGTGCCGTCGCTGGAAATGGTCCGCATGGTCAATTCCGGCACCGAGGCGACCATGGCGGCGATCCGCCTGGCCCGCGGGTTCACCGGGCGCAACAAGATCGTGAAATTCGAGGGCTGCTACCACGGCCACGGCGATGCCTTCCTGGTGAAAGCCGGTTCCGGCGCGCTGACCTTTGGCGTGCCGACGTCCCCGGGCGTTCCGGCGGGCCTTGCCGACCTCACCCTCACCCTGCCCTACAACGACCTGGCTGCCGCCGAGCGCCTGTTCGAGGAAGCAGGAAGCGACATCGCCGGCCTGATCATCGAACCGGTCGCCGGCAACATGAATTGCATCCTGCCGCGCGAGGGCTATCTGAAAGCCCTGCGCGATCTGTGCACGCGCCACGGCGCGCTGCTGATCTTCGACGAGGTGATGACCGGATTCCGCGTTGCCCTGGGCGGCGCGCAGCAGCACTACGGCATCACGCCGGACCTGTCGACCTTCGGCAAGATCATCGGCGGCGGCATGCCGGTGGGTGCCTACGGCGGACGCCGCGACGTCATGAGCCAGATCGCCCCGAGCGGACCGATCTACCAGGCCGGAACGCTGTCGGGGAATCCGGTCGCGATGGCCGCCGGTCTTGCAATGCTGGAACTGATCCAGGCGCCCGGCTTCTATGCCGATATCGCCCGCAGGACAAACACCCTCAGCGACGGTTTCGCGACGATCGCCGCCGAGTGCGGCGTGCCGATGACGACGAACGCCATCTGCGGCATGTTCGGCCTCTTCTTCACGTCGGAAAAAGTGGAAACCTTTGCCCAGGCGACTGCCTGCGATACCGCGCTGTTCAACCGCTTCTTCCACGGCATGCTCGAACGCGGCGTTTACCTGGCTCCGTCGGCCTTCGAGGCCGGCTTCCTGAGCAGCGCCCACGACGATGCCGTGATCGCCCAGACCCTGGATACCGCCCGCGACGCCCTGCGCGCGGCACTCAAGGGCTAG
- a CDS encoding PilZ domain-containing protein, translating to MGELYDDRRQEPRFATSGTYYLQSGSRGTSGRIFDLSVNGAMLEKLATQPMESGKRVNVVLHFPGQPEFVADVLVQHIAEERVGVEFYDMSPEHFSTLATLIEHHQRSR from the coding sequence ATGGGCGAACTCTACGACGACCGCCGACAGGAACCTCGCTTCGCGACATCCGGCACCTATTACCTGCAGTCGGGCTCGCGCGGCACGTCCGGGCGGATCTTCGACCTGTCGGTCAACGGCGCCATGCTCGAGAAACTGGCCACCCAGCCAATGGAATCGGGTAAACGCGTCAATGTGGTGCTGCATTTCCCCGGGCAGCCCGAGTTCGTTGCGGACGTTCTCGTACAGCACATCGCCGAGGAGCGCGTCGGCGTCGAGTTCTACGACATGTCGCCGGAACACTTCAGCACGCTTGCCACCCTGATCGAACACCATCAGCGTTCGCGCTAA
- a CDS encoding DUF192 domain-containing protein, with translation MLRSIRAIGLAALLSAPAVHAQAISYVVLKGQTYYVELAENDQSRAYGLMFRERMAADRGMFFLFPEEAMQAFWMKNTLIPLDILYFDKNYKLVNVQHDVQPCKADPCPAYPSEGPAQYVLELNAGTAAKIGVKPGDKLEFHR, from the coding sequence ATGCTTCGTTCGATCCGGGCGATCGGCCTCGCCGCGCTCCTGTCCGCCCCAGCCGTTCACGCACAGGCAATCTCCTATGTCGTGCTCAAGGGCCAGACCTACTACGTCGAACTGGCCGAAAACGACCAGTCCCGCGCCTACGGACTGATGTTCCGGGAGCGGATGGCCGCCGACCGCGGCATGTTTTTCCTGTTCCCGGAAGAAGCCATGCAGGCGTTCTGGATGAAGAACACCCTGATTCCACTGGACATCCTCTACTTCGACAAGAACTACAAGCTCGTCAACGTTCAGCACGATGTCCAGCCGTGCAAGGCTGATCCGTGCCCGGCCTACCCGTCGGAAGGCCCCGCCCAGTACGTGCTTGAGCTCAACGCCGGTACCGCCGCCAAGATCGGGGTCAAGCCCGGGGACAAGCTGGAGTTTCACCGCTGA
- a CDS encoding acetylornithine/succinylornithine family transaminase, whose amino-acid sequence MNAPDTTADLLAYADRYYVPVYRPRRIVLERGAGSRVWDKDGRDYLDFGAGIAVNALGHANPELIGALAAQAARLWHTSNVFVSEPPLRLAEDLVQSSGFAERVFLCNSGTEANEAAIKMVRRWAAAQGRSPDRRVILTFQGSFHGRTLAAVTATAQPKYQEGYEPLPGGFRYCAFNDLAAVEAAMDSGDVAAVMVEPVQGEGGVVPAEPGFLKALRGLCDRHDALLVFDEIQCGMGRTGKLWAWQWDGVAPDILTVAKALGGGFPIGALLAGPRVAHTLQFGSHGTTFGGNPLAAAVARVALARLRSPELLANVEQQSQALRKGLEEIDRDLGLFHEIRGRGLMLGAALAEPLRGKAGDMLDRAAEHGLLILQAGPDVLRFVPALNITTAELADGLARLRLGLAGFASRVGNG is encoded by the coding sequence GTGAACGCGCCAGATACCACCGCTGACCTCCTCGCCTATGCCGACCGCTACTACGTGCCCGTGTACCGGCCGCGACGGATCGTGCTGGAGCGCGGCGCCGGCTCGCGCGTGTGGGACAAGGACGGTCGCGACTACCTCGATTTCGGCGCCGGCATTGCCGTCAATGCGCTCGGCCACGCCAATCCGGAGCTGATCGGCGCACTGGCGGCGCAGGCCGCGCGGCTGTGGCACACGAGCAACGTCTTCGTCAGCGAGCCGCCGCTGCGCCTGGCCGAGGATCTGGTGCAGTCGTCGGGATTCGCCGAGCGCGTGTTCCTGTGCAATTCCGGCACGGAGGCCAACGAGGCGGCGATCAAGATGGTCCGCCGCTGGGCAGCGGCCCAGGGGCGCAGCCCGGACCGCCGCGTGATCCTGACGTTCCAGGGGTCCTTCCACGGACGCACCCTGGCCGCCGTCACCGCGACGGCGCAGCCGAAATACCAGGAGGGCTACGAACCGCTTCCCGGTGGCTTCCGCTATTGCGCGTTCAACGACCTGGCTGCCGTCGAGGCGGCAATGGACAGCGGCGACGTCGCCGCGGTGATGGTCGAGCCGGTCCAGGGCGAAGGCGGTGTCGTGCCGGCGGAGCCCGGCTTCCTCAAAGCCCTGCGCGGGCTGTGCGATCGCCATGACGCCCTGCTGGTGTTCGACGAGATCCAGTGCGGGATGGGCCGCACCGGCAAGCTGTGGGCCTGGCAGTGGGACGGCGTTGCGCCCGACATCCTGACTGTCGCCAAGGCCCTGGGCGGAGGCTTCCCGATTGGCGCGTTGCTCGCCGGTCCGCGCGTTGCCCACACTCTGCAATTCGGCAGTCACGGAACCACGTTTGGCGGCAATCCGCTGGCGGCGGCCGTGGCCCGCGTCGCGCTGGCCCGGCTGCGGTCGCCGGAACTGCTGGCCAACGTGGAACAGCAATCGCAGGCGTTGCGGAAGGGGCTGGAGGAAATCGACCGGGATCTCGGTCTTTTCCATGAGATCCGCGGCCGCGGCCTGATGCTGGGTGCGGCGCTGGCCGAGCCCCTGCGCGGCAAGGCCGGCGACATGCTCGACCGGGCGGCCGAGCACGGGTTGCTCATTCTGCAGGCGGGGCCTGACGTGCTGCGTTTCGTGCCGGCGCTGAATATCACGACGGCGGAGCTGGCTGACGGACTGGCCCGCCTGCGATTGGGCCTGGCGGGCTTTGCTTCCCGTGTCGGCAACGGATAG
- a CDS encoding trans-sulfuration enzyme family protein, which translates to MRLETLAVHAGGAPDPETGALSPPIHLATTFRHGPAGERQAGYEYVREGNPTQTRLETALAALEGGPAALAFGSGMAAATALLETLPSGSELLIPRDCYAGLRILATEFLPERGIRTRAVDMTDTAAVERALGPDVALVWLETPSNPGLEVTDIAAVAKAARAADALVACDNTFATPALQNPLALGADVVLHSTTKYLGGHSDVMGGALVFAEQGARYDRVAHRRHITGGVLSPFNAWLTLRGLRSLPARMAWNCTTARAVAEFLAGHPAIAAVHYPGLATHPGHATARAQMRDFGAMMSLRPRGGRDGALAVAARLQLITNATSLGGCESTIEHRASVEGAHPVSPPDLLRLSIGLEHAEDLIADLRQALDSQA; encoded by the coding sequence ATGCGCCTGGAAACACTGGCCGTGCACGCCGGCGGAGCGCCGGATCCGGAAACCGGCGCGCTATCGCCGCCGATTCATCTGGCCACCACCTTCCGCCACGGCCCCGCGGGCGAGCGGCAGGCGGGCTACGAGTACGTCCGCGAGGGAAATCCGACCCAGACGCGGCTGGAGACGGCGCTGGCCGCCCTCGAGGGCGGACCGGCCGCACTGGCCTTCGGCTCGGGCATGGCCGCGGCGACCGCCCTGCTGGAAACCCTGCCGTCCGGCAGCGAGTTGCTGATCCCGCGTGACTGCTACGCCGGGCTGCGCATCCTGGCCACGGAATTCTTGCCGGAGCGGGGCATCCGTACCCGGGCCGTCGACATGACCGACACCGCAGCGGTCGAACGCGCACTGGGCCCGGATGTCGCCCTGGTCTGGCTGGAAACCCCCTCAAATCCCGGGCTGGAAGTGACCGACATCGCCGCTGTCGCCAAGGCGGCCAGGGCCGCCGACGCGCTGGTTGCCTGCGACAACACCTTCGCAACGCCTGCGCTGCAGAATCCACTCGCCCTGGGTGCCGACGTGGTGCTGCACTCGACCACCAAATACCTCGGCGGCCACAGCGACGTCATGGGCGGTGCGCTGGTGTTCGCGGAGCAAGGCGCGCGCTACGACCGCGTCGCGCACCGCCGCCACATCACCGGCGGCGTGCTGTCGCCGTTCAATGCCTGGCTGACGCTGCGCGGGCTGCGCTCGCTGCCGGCGCGCATGGCCTGGAACTGCACCACGGCCCGTGCGGTAGCCGAATTCCTCGCGGGACATCCGGCGATCGCCGCCGTGCATTACCCGGGACTGGCCACGCACCCGGGCCACGCCACCGCGCGCGCGCAGATGCGCGACTTCGGCGCCATGATGAGCCTGCGCCCACGCGGTGGTCGCGACGGCGCCCTGGCGGTCGCCGCACGTTTGCAGCTGATCACCAACGCCACCAGCCTCGGCGGCTGCGAGTCGACGATCGAGCATCGCGCTTCAGTGGAGGGCGCGCATCCCGTCTCACCGCCGGACCTGTTGCGCCTGTCCATCGGACTGGAGCACGCAGAGGATCTGATTGCCGACCTGCGCCAGGCACTGGATTCGCAGGCCTGA
- a CDS encoding LON peptidase substrate-binding domain-containing protein, with the protein MNLDDIPLFPLSTVLFPGSYITLRIFEPRYVDLVRHCTRTGSGFGISLILEGREAGEPALPAAVGTLGMIEDFFTLSDGLLGIRVRGSRRFKAKSTRIRDNGLIHAQVRWWAEEARIPVPPEYSLLCIVLERLLEQVGGDHAKAERSAFDDASWVSFRLAQLLPVEDTERQRWLELTDPIARLDELLHCIPRFQSA; encoded by the coding sequence GTGAACCTCGACGACATTCCACTGTTTCCGTTGAGCACGGTGCTGTTTCCCGGCAGCTACATCACGCTGCGGATCTTCGAGCCGCGCTATGTCGACCTGGTGCGCCATTGCACGCGCACCGGCAGCGGGTTCGGGATCAGCCTGATCCTCGAAGGCCGCGAGGCCGGCGAGCCGGCCCTGCCGGCTGCCGTGGGCACCCTGGGGATGATCGAGGATTTCTTCACGCTGTCTGACGGACTCCTGGGCATCCGGGTCCGCGGCAGCAGGCGCTTCAAGGCGAAATCGACCCGGATCCGCGATAACGGCCTGATTCATGCGCAGGTGCGCTGGTGGGCCGAGGAGGCGCGTATTCCCGTGCCGCCTGAGTACAGCCTGCTGTGCATCGTGCTCGAACGCCTGCTCGAGCAGGTCGGTGGCGATCACGCCAAGGCCGAGCGCAGCGCCTTCGACGATGCCAGCTGGGTGAGCTTCCGCCTGGCGCAGCTGTTGCCGGTGGAGGACACGGAGCGCCAACGCTGGCTGGAGCTCACCGATCCGATCGCCCGTCTGGACGAACTCCTGCACTGCATCCCGCGGTTCCAGAGCGCCTGA
- a CDS encoding VOC family protein — translation MRYLHTMVRVRDLDASLRFFCDALGLHETRRKEYPQGRFTLVFLAASESPEAEVELTYNWDPEDYGTARNFGHLAFAVDDIYAACERLQAQGVTINRPPRDGRMAFVRSPDLISIELLQKGDALPPREPWTSMPNTGTW, via the coding sequence ATGCGCTACCTGCACACGATGGTTCGCGTGCGCGACCTGGATGCCTCGCTGCGGTTCTTCTGCGATGCGCTGGGACTCCACGAGACGCGTCGCAAGGAATACCCGCAGGGCCGTTTCACGCTGGTGTTCCTGGCGGCGTCGGAAAGTCCCGAGGCGGAAGTGGAGCTGACCTACAACTGGGATCCGGAAGACTACGGCACCGCGCGCAATTTCGGTCATCTCGCCTTCGCGGTGGATGACATCTACGCCGCCTGCGAGCGGTTGCAGGCGCAGGGCGTCACGATCAATCGTCCGCCGCGGGATGGTCGCATGGCCTTCGTGCGATCGCCTGACCTGATTTCGATCGAGCTGCTGCAGAAGGGGGATGCATTGCCGCCACGCGAGCCCTGGACGTCGATGCCCAATACGGGCACCTGGTAG
- a CDS encoding SDR family oxidoreductase, with protein sequence MSHLTGRTLFITGASRGIGLAIARRAARDGANIVIAAKSDVPNPKLPGTIHSAAAEIEAAGGKALALKVDVREEDQVQAAVAQAVATFGGIDILVNNASAIWLAGVTGTPMKRYDLMHQVNVRGSYLCTQACLPHLKRALNPHVLMLAPPINLSQKWFQHHTAYTMSKYGMAMAAYGLAAELAKDGVSVNALWPRTVIDTAALAMLGGMARPENCRKPEIMADAAHWIFTQPPRSLSGQFLLDEDVLRKAGVTDFDGYAVQPGAPLLPDLFLD encoded by the coding sequence ATGAGTCATCTCACCGGCCGTACCCTGTTCATCACCGGCGCATCGCGCGGTATTGGCCTGGCGATCGCCCGGCGCGCCGCCCGCGACGGCGCCAACATCGTGATCGCGGCCAAGTCCGACGTGCCCAATCCCAAATTGCCGGGAACGATCCACTCCGCCGCGGCGGAGATCGAGGCGGCGGGCGGCAAGGCCCTGGCGCTGAAGGTGGACGTGCGCGAGGAAGACCAGGTGCAGGCCGCGGTGGCCCAGGCGGTGGCGACGTTCGGCGGCATCGACATCCTGGTCAACAATGCCAGCGCGATCTGGCTGGCCGGTGTCACCGGCACGCCGATGAAGCGCTACGACCTGATGCACCAGGTGAACGTGCGTGGCAGCTACTTGTGCACGCAGGCCTGCTTGCCGCACCTCAAGCGCGCGCTCAATCCACACGTGCTGATGCTCGCGCCGCCCATCAACCTGTCACAGAAGTGGTTCCAGCATCACACGGCGTACACGATGTCCAAGTACGGTATGGCGATGGCGGCCTACGGCCTGGCGGCGGAACTGGCCAAGGACGGCGTCAGCGTCAACGCGCTGTGGCCGCGCACGGTGATCGACACGGCCGCCCTGGCCATGCTCGGCGGCATGGCGCGTCCGGAGAACTGCCGCAAGCCCGAGATCATGGCGGACGCTGCGCATTGGATCTTCACCCAGCCCCCGCGCAGCCTCAGTGGACAGTTCCTGCTCGATGAGGATGTCCTGCGCAAGGCGGGCGTGACGGATTTCGACGGTTACGCCGTCCAGCCGGGCGCGCCGCTCTTGCCCGACCTGTTCCTGGATTGA